One Longimicrobium sp. DNA window includes the following coding sequences:
- a CDS encoding putative bifunctional diguanylate cyclase/phosphodiesterase, with protein MSVHADFSAGPIGPAPGVTADTGGHPVECAPEGLDYRGVFLGSPHAVLAVDSWGRVTAANPACRDLWHAPAGSLIDAPFLSLVWPEDRARAQEALDAARAGAAPELPLALARRDGNRQETTARLVLVDGCTLLYLCAVPELAAGLAADAVLREIVDGSAELFFYHQDGAGVLEYVSPGVSRVLGYAPEELVGTPLERLAEPCPAGPAPEAAAENGASHIHAFRDRRGRTVYLELIEAPVRRGSGDAGVQGLARDVTRQKRLEEQLVHEALHDPLTGLPNRALFLDRLQHTARASTRDPGALFAILLVDVDDFKHINDRMGHELGDRVLVDIAGRLQQCVRPGDTVCRLGGDEFTVLLHSIGDPGDATRVADRIRAELVSPFRLSPHELFVTTSIGIAVSGTAGNDLAELMRQADTALYRAKAGGKARYEVFDREMHESTLARLQLESDLRTAVRGGGLSLQYQPVISMETGLISSFEALVRWRHPSRGTLEARHFVPVAEDTGLVGAIDRWVLREACRQLHAWQRQFGERSPRVSVNVSARELLSHDGVEHLRKVLAETGAEPSLLRLEVPESVLADSRVEEVLRALRGLGVVVQVDQYGTVGSTPASLRRLEVEAVKVHRSVLQQEAGDPEVLRAIVSLAHALHLVVVVGGVETDEQMTRLRSMGCDFVQGFFLCGPVDAEEARRMMVTEKHAA; from the coding sequence GCCCCGGAAGGGCTGGACTACCGCGGCGTGTTTCTCGGCAGCCCGCACGCCGTGCTGGCGGTGGACAGCTGGGGACGCGTGACCGCGGCCAACCCGGCGTGCCGCGACCTGTGGCACGCGCCGGCGGGGTCGCTGATCGACGCGCCCTTCCTGTCGCTGGTGTGGCCCGAGGACCGCGCGCGCGCCCAGGAGGCGCTCGACGCCGCCCGCGCCGGCGCCGCCCCCGAGCTGCCGCTGGCGCTGGCCCGCCGCGACGGCAACCGCCAGGAGACCACCGCGCGGCTGGTGCTGGTGGACGGCTGCACCCTGCTCTACCTGTGCGCCGTCCCCGAGCTGGCCGCCGGGCTGGCCGCCGACGCGGTGCTGCGCGAGATCGTGGACGGGAGCGCCGAGCTCTTCTTCTACCACCAGGACGGAGCCGGCGTGCTGGAGTACGTGTCGCCCGGCGTGTCGCGGGTGCTGGGGTACGCGCCCGAAGAGCTGGTGGGCACCCCGCTGGAGCGCCTCGCCGAGCCCTGCCCGGCGGGACCCGCCCCGGAAGCGGCGGCCGAGAACGGCGCCTCGCACATCCACGCCTTCCGCGACCGTCGCGGCCGCACCGTGTACCTGGAGCTGATCGAGGCGCCCGTGCGCCGCGGCAGCGGCGACGCCGGGGTGCAGGGGCTGGCGCGCGACGTGACGCGGCAGAAGCGGCTCGAGGAGCAGCTGGTGCACGAGGCGCTGCACGACCCGCTCACCGGGCTTCCCAACCGCGCGCTCTTCCTGGACCGCCTGCAGCACACCGCCCGCGCCTCCACCCGCGACCCCGGGGCGCTCTTCGCGATCCTGCTGGTGGACGTGGACGACTTCAAGCACATCAACGACCGGATGGGGCACGAGCTGGGCGACCGCGTGCTGGTGGACATCGCCGGGCGGCTGCAGCAGTGCGTGCGCCCCGGCGACACCGTGTGCCGCCTGGGCGGCGACGAGTTCACCGTGCTGCTGCACTCCATCGGCGACCCCGGCGACGCCACCCGCGTGGCCGACCGCATCCGCGCCGAGCTGGTGTCGCCCTTCCGCCTCAGCCCGCACGAGCTGTTCGTGACCACCAGCATCGGCATCGCGGTGAGCGGCACGGCGGGGAACGACCTGGCCGAGCTGATGCGCCAGGCCGACACCGCGCTGTACCGCGCCAAGGCCGGCGGCAAGGCGCGCTACGAGGTGTTCGACCGCGAGATGCACGAGAGCACGCTGGCGCGCCTGCAGCTGGAGAGCGACCTGCGCACCGCGGTGCGCGGCGGCGGCCTGAGCCTGCAGTACCAGCCGGTGATCTCGATGGAGACGGGGCTCATCTCCTCGTTCGAGGCGCTGGTGCGCTGGCGCCACCCCTCGCGGGGAACGCTGGAGGCGCGGCACTTCGTTCCCGTGGCCGAGGACACCGGGCTGGTGGGGGCCATCGACCGCTGGGTGCTGCGCGAGGCCTGCCGCCAGCTGCACGCCTGGCAGCGCCAGTTCGGCGAGCGCTCGCCGCGGGTGAGCGTGAACGTCTCGGCGCGCGAGCTCCTCTCGCACGACGGCGTGGAGCACCTGCGCAAGGTGCTGGCGGAAACCGGCGCCGAGCCGTCGCTGCTGCGGCTGGAAGTGCCCGAGTCGGTGCTGGCCGACTCGCGGGTGGAGGAGGTGCTGCGCGCGCTGCGCGGGCTGGGCGTGGTGGTGCAGGTGGACCAGTACGGCACCGTGGGCTCCACCCCCGCGTCGCTCAGGCGGCTGGAGGTGGAGGCGGTGAAGGTGCACCGCTCGGTGCTGCAGCAGGAGGCGGGCGACCCCGAGGTGCTGCGCGCCATCGTGAGCCTGGCGCACGCGCTGCACCTGGTGGTGGTGGTGGGCGGGGTGGAGACCGACGAGCAGATGACGCGGCTGCGGTCGATGGGGTGCGACTTCGTGCAGGGGTTCTTCCTCTGCGGCCCCGTGGACGCCGAGGAGGCCCGGCGGATGATGGTGACGGAGAAGCACGCGGCTTGA